In Sesamum indicum cultivar Zhongzhi No. 13 linkage group LG1, S_indicum_v1.0, whole genome shotgun sequence, the sequence tttgatttgattctcACATACTTGGCTTTATCCATGATGGATTTCGCTGTCTATACGAGCCTGTAAGATGCATAATCATGATAGTAACATGTTTGATAATACAGAATATCATTTGGGTCAGCTCAAGGCTAAGATAGCAAAACTGAGGACGCAACTGTTGGAGCCCCCAAAAGTATGCATcttctttgatttcttcttgttttgtCAATATGTGATGGTTCCTCGCATGGAAAATTATTGTGATTGATTTATCTTCCAAGGTTCTTTCCaagtataataattcaattctttttagtGCCTCTATACTCTGATAATTCTTCCATGATGAATCAGGGTTCTAGCGGAGCTGGGGAGGGCTTTGAAGTTACAAAATTTGGTCATGGACGTGTTGCACTGATAGGTTTCCCCAGGTTGGCCATGTCATTACTTTAAGAGTTATGGGttggaaaaagagaaaaaataagaattagaATATTATCTTGTTCACACAATTTGATAACAGAGGATGTTTTGAACCGatagttaattaattggcttttggtgGATGGTGGTGGTTCTCTCATTTGTATTTGGGTCTATCCTTTGGCTACCATGCCTTTCTTGTTCAGTTCTTGGATTGTTCTGTTCCAGGTTATTGATATGTAAATCCTTCTTGTTTTGTGGTATTCTAAagatatttttgcaattatttctTGCCAGTGTTGGAAAATCAACACTTTTGACTATGTTGACGGGAACACATTCAGAAGCTGCATCATATGAGTTCACAACGCTTACTTGCATTCCGGGTATTATTCACTACAATGATACTAAAATACAGCTCCTTGATCTTCCTGGAATTATAGAAGGTGCATCTGAAGGAAAGGGGCGTGGTAGGCAGGTAAAAGTCTAGACTATAATAGATGATATATTACTAGACCTGATGCCTGGTGAAACTTACTTGACTTTAAGAGGATGTTATATGCCTGAAGGAACTTCTTGATGATTTCAGGTTATTGCAGTTGCCAAATCAGCAGATCTTGTGTTGATGGTTCTAGATGCTTCCAAAGTAAGTGGTAGTGCTATCGGTTTCTATTGGATGATCGAAGAAGTTCTTTTTGAATGTTTGTAACGTTTTGCAAGTCACACTCAACTAGCTTCCTTACATTTATATGTGAGTGCTTATGTGTGTACTGTCCACACATATTTTTGCATGCCATGATTAACAAGGAGAGATAAATCATACGTTATGCTCCTACAGCTGCCTGGGGGCTGTTACGAAAAGATCTATCTGAAACACATTGCATATGCTGCTAACTGTTAAGATAGACAAATCATCTTGACAGTATACTTGAGAACAATGTTAGCCTTATCAATATCAGTCCAATATCTTATGATTACTGTCTGTTGATGCCCTTTCAAAGTTCCACTGAATTTATGATGTCAGAAGAAGTTTTTGACACCATTAGTTGTTTGTTTggttatattaatttgagttGTTCCTTGTTCGGGCTCGGTTACATTGCTTCAGCTAATGTTGCCTTGATACTGAAGGAGAAAGCGTCAAGTATTTGCTTGAagttaagaatttttttttcttatatttggtATTGACagtaattctttaatttttaagtgaTTACTAATatgcaatattttcattagttaTCTAGctttaattctaatatttcCGTGGCTCGATGATCATGAAATTTCTAGAGTGAAGGGCATCGCCAAATCTTAACAAGGGAATTGGAAGCTGTTGGGTTGCGGTTAAATAAAAGACCACCTCAAGTAATGTATTCTAATCATTCTCCATTGCCTTTTGTTCTCTTTGTTACTTTCTCGTGGCACTTGTTTATAGCTTGAGTATAGGTTTACGATCTTGCCTGATAAGATTTTTGGGAGGTTTAAAAGAGATAATCTCACTTTGTTGAATGTTGAACTGAAATTGTTGCCTCTCTCAGGGCATGGCTTTTGCAAAAGACAGGTTAGCATCCGCAAGAGTAGCCATTTTATGAGGGCATCAGATGTTTGGGCTGGTCATGGATCTAACCTTTATGCATAATACGCATGAACTATCTGATCGAGTGGAGAAATGTAGGGCGTATTTTATGCACCAAAAAGTTTTGGGTTTCAAAATAATTCCTGAAGTGCTACACAGTGAAATAGCTGTAGAGCTTCTCCATTGCATTTGATGTAGCCTTTTTCTGCCGtcatgttttcaattttaagtattttattcaactttaGGTACCTGGTAAGAACATAATTATCTCAAGCATTTGTCCGCGACTACTGCATCTTCCAAGCAATGTAGGGTGGATTAAGCAGAAAAGTAGGTCCTGGAAGGGGTCATagcattaattaaatatgagattTTTCTCGTAGGAAATTACAGTAAcatgagaaaagaaaacaggaGTAGCTTCCCTTTAAAAAGGAGTTGTTTATTCCTTATCTCTTGGGATCTGAAATCATACTTAATCTAATTATTGACTAGTGTTTCTGTGTGATGACAGATATacttcaaaaagaaaaaaactggGGGAATTTCTTTCAATAGCACGCTACCATTGACTCATGTGGATGAGAAACTCTGCTATCAAATATTACATGAGTACAAGATTCACAATGCAGAGGTACTTCTTACTTCTTTGATGGAATATTAGCATCTGGCATGCTATAAATTTCTTTGTATATAGGAATATTCATCTGGTCTTCTTGTCAATCTGGGAACGTTTTGTTAACATCCAGAACTGCTTCTTTATCTATTTGTAAAACCGTCTATCTCTTAGATAGATGAATGGGATGTCACAAGACAGGCCACATCTTGTCTTTCATTCATTGGATTTGCAGAACTTTTCCACTGAAAAGCTACCATATATTGTGCTTTTCGAAACTTCCAGTCACTACGTGCTATAGGTAATAGGTATAATGTTTCCTTAACAAAGCACAAAATTGTAAAGAGTTCAAGGCCTGGTGTGCAAAGACAAATGATGCCTTGGGACAAGATTAACAATTAGCTAATCCACGGATGTGTATTAAATTATGCTTTGCACCTATAGGACAGCGGGAATGTATGAAGCGTCTTGGGGCTTAGTGGGACACAGTAAActtttgtgtgtgtaaaaTGAGCTATACGCAATGTAGAAAAGATGATGCCCTTCCTTTTCTCCTAAAGCATAcaatttgtattaaaataaaccTTGTATTTGTTCTATTGTTCTGAACCTGGTCaaagaaatttgtaatttttaacttCCAGTTGTCTGATTGATGTTGACTCTATTTGGGTGCTTGTGTAATGGTATATTAAATGGTGACTCTTGATGACTAATGATGATTACCTGGGACCAAGATTGCTATTGACAGTTTTTCTccacattaatttttgtaaggtTTTGTTTCGTGAAGATGCAACGGTAGATGATCTTATTGACGTTATTGAGGGGAATCGCAAGTACATGAAGTGCGTATATGTCTACAATAAGATTGATGTTATTGGTATCGATGATGTGGACAGATTAGCGCGGCAGCCTAATTCTATTGTCATTAGCTGCAATTTGAAGGTGTGTGATCGTCTTTTGAATATGCAGCTGACTGCTTTTTTATATTCAGCAAACATTGATTGGGAGATGTATAGGGATTTATGCATCGCCTCGttgcttttgttttgtgtGCTGAATGTTTATGTGGTTTTGTTACTTCAACAGCTGAATCTGGACAGACTGCTTGCCAGAATGTGGGAAGAGATGGGTCTTGTCAGAATCTACACAAAGCCTCAGGGCCAGCAACCAGACTTCTCAGATCCAGTGGTCCTTTCTTCTGTATGTCTCCTGATAATCTAATACACTTTCCATCACATGCTTGCAATTCTGTGGAACTATTTTGTGGAGAAGGGTTTCTTCTTTTCCATTCATTTATTTGACAATTATGATTATGTATTCTATGATTTTAGGTTTCTTGATTTGTATTCTTGCTTTTGATTATGGTCGGGCGTATTTAGTACTTTGTTGAATTTTGCTTTCAGGGTAGAGGTGGCTGCAATGTGGAAGATTTTTGTAACCACATACATCGGAGCCTGGTTAAGGATGTGAAGTATGTTTTGGTGTGGGGTACAAGTGCGAGGCACTACCCACAGCACTGTGGCCTTAGTCATACACTTCAGGATGAGGATGTAGTTCAGATTGTTAAGAAAAAGGTAATTGAGCTTTTCCATTTTGGGACTTCTCTTAGCTCTCAGTGGGCACCTCCGTTGAGTTCACATATAAAACTGGAGATTTTTTTTGGCTGTGTGTATTACCCCAATtcgtcattattttttaaactgatGATATTCTACCAAATATTCCACCATCAAGTGAGAATCACTTTGCACAGTGGAAACAATAAGTCAGCAGCATGTTCTTTGAAAGAAGCTTAAAAACAT encodes:
- the LOC105163232 gene encoding developmentally-regulated G-protein 2; translation: MGIIEKIKEIEAEMARTQKNKATEYHLGQLKAKIAKLRTQLLEPPKGSSGAGEGFEVTKFGHGRVALIGFPSVGKSTLLTMLTGTHSEAASYEFTTLTCIPGIIHYNDTKIQLLDLPGIIEGASEGKGRGRQVIAVAKSADLVLMVLDASKSEGHRQILTRELEAVGLRLNKRPPQIYFKKKKTGGISFNSTLPLTHVDEKLCYQILHEYKIHNAEVLFREDATVDDLIDVIEGNRKYMKCVYVYNKIDVIGIDDVDRLARQPNSIVISCNLKLNLDRLLARMWEEMGLVRIYTKPQGQQPDFSDPVVLSSGRGGCNVEDFCNHIHRSLVKDVKYVLVWGTSARHYPQHCGLSHTLQDEDVVQIVKKKEKEDGGRGRFKSHSNTPARISDREKKAPLKT